The window ACCTCCTTGTACGGAATCTCGCCGAGTGCGGCCGACCCCATGCCGAGTTGCGACCAGAACCACCCGCGGGTCTGGTCGTGGGCCTCCATGATGAGGTCCGCGGGCCACAGGTCCTCGAATTGCTCCTCGTCGCTCGGGTAGCCGAGCGTACCCCACGAGGCCACCGAGGAGTCGAGCCAGACGTCGAAGACGTCGGGGACGCGGGTGTAGGTCGTCCCGTCCTCGGTGATGGTCAACTCGTCGACGGTGTCCTTGTGCAGGTCGACCGACTCGGGGTCGACGTCCTGGTCGACCCGCTCGGCGAGTTCCTCGCGCGTGCCGACGACGAGGGCGTCCTCGACGTCGCCCGACCAGTCCTCAGGAACCCAGATGGGGATGGGAATGCCCCAGTAGCGCTGCCGGGAGACGTTCCAGTCCGGCGACCCCTCGACGAAGTCACGGAAGCGGTTGTCGCGGGCCTCCTGAGGGTGCCATTCGCTGTCCTCGATGTTTTCGAGGAGTTCGTCTTTGATATCGGAGACGGTGATGAACCACTGGTCGGTCACCATCTGGATGATGCCCGTATCGCAGCGCCAACAGTGGCCGTAGTCGTGGTGGACCGTCCCGCGCGAGAGGAGCAGGCCCTTCGCCTCGAGGTCGTCCATGATCTCGTCGTCGGCGTCCTTGACGAACTGACCGGCGTACTTGCCGGCCTCGTCCTCGTAGACCCCGTCCGGGCCGACCGGACAGAAGATGTCGAGTCCGAGTTCGCGGCCGCGCTCGAAGTCGACCTCACCGTGGCCGGGCGCGGAGTGCACGAGACCGGTTCGGTCGGCTTCGACGTAGTCGGCCGTGTAGACCTGCAGGGCGTCGGCTTCGTTCGGTGAGTCCGGCACCTCGTCGGCCAGCGGGTGGTCGTACTCCCAGCCGACCATCTCCTCGCCCGAAACCTCCTCGACGATTTCGTAGTCGCCGTAGCCGCCCTCCTCGAGGACGTCCTCGACGCAGGACTCCTCGAGATAGAGCGTCTCCGTCTCGCCGCCGCGGTCGGCCTCGACGGCCACGTAGGTCATCTCCTCGTCGACGGCGACGAAGGTGTTGGCGGGTACCGTCCACGGGGTCGTCGTCCAGATGACGAGATAGCCGTCGCGGTCCCGAAGGGGGAACTTCACGTAGATGGAGGGGTCCTCGACGTGGTCGTATTCGACCTCGTTGTTGGCGATGGCCGTCTCACACCGGGGACACTGGCTGATGGACCGCTGGCCCTGCTCGACGAGGTCGCGGTCGTGGGCCTGCTGGAAACCCCACCACGCGGCCTCCATGTACTCGGGGTCGACCGTCTTGTAGGGGTCGTCCCAGTCCATCCAGACGCCGAAGGACTGGAAGTCCTCCTGAAGGCCGTCGAGTTGCTCCTCGGCGAAGGACTTGCACTCCTCGATGAACTTCTCCTCGCCGAAGGCCTCGATGTCCTTCTTGTTCTCGAAGCCGAGTTCCTCCTCGACGCGCGTCTCGATCGGGAGGCCGTGCATGTCGTAGCCCGGCCGGTCGGTGACGTTGTACCCCTGCATCCGGTGATAGCGGATGTAAGCGTCCTTGAGGGTCTTGTTCCAGGTCGTCCCCATGTGGGCCGCACCGGAGGTGTAGGGCGGGCCGTCCACGAAGAAGAAATCCTCGCCGTCCGCGCGGTGCTGCTTCGTCTTTTCGTAGGCGTCGACCGCATCCCAGTAGTCGAAGACCTCGTCTTCGACCTCGTCGGGGTCGTACTGGTCGTCCACCTCGGCGAACCTGCTCATATCCCATCCAATTCGCGCCGTTGTTAAAGGACAATCGGTACTGTGCGAGGGGTTCTACCGGGGACACAGCGGCGTACCGCTACCGAAAACTGCGACTTAAAAAAACGTCTCAGGCCGTCAGTTCGCGCAGTCGGGGCAGGACCTTCTCGGTGCCGACCGAATAGGCGGCGTACAGCGCGAGCGCGCCGATGACCACCAGCCACCCGGCGAAGAGGTGGTTGCCGGCCGAGAGGTAGGACAGACTGTTCAACTCCGCGAAGAGGCCGACGACGGCGAAGACGACGGTCCCGAGCAGGTAGCCGCCGAGTTCGAGCGCCGCGACCAGTAGTTCGCGCATAGCACCACTCGGCCGGTCAGTGAGATAGGCCTTTCGGACGGACCGAAAGGACTTCAACCGTCGATAAGCAACCGCGGACAATGAGTTACGGCGGGCGACAGCAGAACCTCGATTACGGACGCATCGCAAAACTCGGCTTCTTCGCGGGAGCCGCCATGTTCATCATCGGCGCCGTCGGCGGCGTCATCGGCCGCTCGCTGGCCGCGGGAATGCCGGACGTTGCCGGCCAGTTGTTCATCAGCCTCGAAGTCGTCGGCGTCCTCGTCGGGCTGCTCGTCCCGCTGGTGTTCGGTATCGTCCTCCCACTCGTCGAGTAACGCTTCTACCGATCCGTATCAGGCCGACACGTCGACCACGAGGTCCGACTGCAGCCACGTCTCGGTCCCCTCCCGGTCGAAAATGACGTAATCCCCGTTATCCAGCAGCAACGACGAATAGCGGCCGCTATCCAGGGCCGTCGACGACGCCTCGAAGGGCGAACCGGCATCCGGGGCAGGTGTGTCGTTCATCCTACCACCCAGAGGCTATTGGGGGATTTAAGCGTTCGCCAGAAAGCTACCCGGAAGCGGGACCCGAAGACTGACAGCACCCGAAGCCACACTACCGCCGGATGGCGACGTTTCCGGACCCCGAGGACCGTAACCCCCTGACAGCGGACTGCCGGCGCTGTCCCGCCCTCGTGGAGGACCGCACCTGCATCTCGTGGGGCGTCGGGTCGCTCGGTGCCACGCTCGTCGTCGTGGGCGAAGCGCCGGGCGCCGGCAACCCCGAGGCCGACCGCTGGCAGGGCGGCAACCACACGGGAATGGCCTACACCGCCCGCCACAGCGGCCGCCGGGTGCGTGACCTCTTCGAGGGACTGGGCTACGCGCCCGAGGAACTCTATTTCACGAACGCCGTCAAGTGCTTCCCAAGTGACGGTGAAGGCTCGAATCGCGAACCAACACCCGAAGAACGCGCGAACTGCCGGCCCTACCTGCTAGAGGAACTCCGAGAAATCGACCCCGCCTGCGTCGTGCCGACGGGCCGACACGCCACCGAATCGCTGCTGGCGGCGACCGACCGGCGCCTCGACGGCTTCCTCGATAGCGTCCTCACGCCCATCGAAACCGACGAACTGCCGCCGCTGTTGCCGATTCTTCACCCATCGTATCAGGACGTCTGGGTGTCGCGACTGAGCTACGAACCCGATGAGTACCGACAGGCCATCGGCAAGGCACTGGCTGACCTCGATGCCGGACCGCCCGCGTAGCGTGTCTTTATAAGCGAGCGGTGAGCACTCGTCGCCGAATGGCCCCGACAGAGCCGACCCGGCGTGCGGTTCTCGCCAGCGGGGTCGCCGGACTCACTTCGCTCGGCGGCTGTCTGGGCCGCTCGTCAGCCGACCCCGTGCCGCCGGGCAGCGACTACCCGATGGACCGATACTCCCCCGGGCGGGCCGCGAGAGTCGAGAACGCGCTTACACCGCCGGAGTCGCTGGCGGCCTCGTGGTCGCTGTCCGTCCCTGCCACGTCGACGCCGCCGCCGAGCATCCACGACGGGCGCGCCTACGTCAACGACTGGGAAGGCACCCTGTTCGCGCTGGATGCCACCGAGGGCACGACCGAGTGGTCGGCCAGCCTCGGCGACGACCGGGCAGGGGGTACCCGACCCACCGTCGACGATAGCGGTATCTACACCGCGACGCGGTACGGCCTGTTCGCCCACGACCACGACGGCACCCAGCGCTGGCACGCCGAGGACGTCAGCAGCGCCCGCGGTTCGCCCATCATCTCCGATGGAACGGTCTATATCACCTACGTCTCGACGGTCAAGGCCTTCGACGCCGCCAGCGGCGACCTCCGCTGGAGTCGCAAGCCGGGCGAGGCCTACGGCTCCGGTAACGTCACGCTGAATCGCACGCTCGCAGTTGCCGACGACACGGTCTATGCCGTCCGGGAACGCGGCGGCTACGACGTCCCCGACGTCTTCGCGCTCGATGCCGCCGACGGCGACGAGTTGTGGCACGCCGGAACGAATCTCGTCTACCACCGACCTGCCGTCACTCCCGGAGGTGACCTCGTGACCGTCGGCCAGCGGCAGGTCGAACCCGACGACCCCGACGAGCACATCGACGCGTGGGACGTCGTGGTCCGCTGGAGCGACGACGGCACCCCCGCGTGGCGAACCGAACTCGACGGCTACCGGACCTACACCCAACCCGCAGTCGATGGCGAGCGCGTCTACGCGCCGACGACGGAGGGCATCGAAGCCGTGTCGCTGTCCGATGGCGACCCGCTGTGGCAAGTCGGCGATGGACTCACCGGCGCGCCCGTCGTCGCCGGCGACCACGTCTGGGTCCGGGTCGGGGACACCAGCGATGGCGAACTCCGGGTCTACACACGCAACGGCGAGGCGGTCGCAACCTACGGCGACGTCCGCGCACGGCCCGCTGTGACCGCGAACGCAGTGTATCTGGTCAGGCCCGCGTCGGCCATCGAAACGCTACTCGGTGATACGAGCGAAATCGTCGCGCTGGTTCCGACATCGGGGGCCTGACTCGCTACCCGGCGCCCTCGGGGTGAACGTTGATAGGCCCGCCGCCCACAGACACGCGTATGTCCGAGCGAACCATCTTCGAGAAAATCGTCGACGGGGACATCCCCGCCCGCGTCGTCCACGAAACCGACACCACGCTGGCCTTCCTCGATGCCAACCCGCTGGCGCCGGGTCACACGCTCGTCATCCCGAAGGAGCGCTACAAGCGCCTGCGCGATACGCCGCCGGAACTCTCGGCTGACGTCTTCGAGACCGTCCGCGAACTCGCGCCCGTCATCGAGGACGCCGTCGAGGCCGACGCGACGAACATCGGCGTCAACGACGGCCCCGATGCCGGTCAGGAGGTCCCGCACCTCCACGTCCACATCGTCCCCCGATTCAAGGACGACGGCGGCGGCCCCATCCACGCCGTCGCCGGGGCGCCGCCGGACCTCGACGACGACGAACTGGACGTCATTGCCGAGGAGATTTCGACGGCCGCCAAGGACGCCTGACTCGCTGAACGACCCGGTCGCGTCAGTATCGGCCAACTCTCAGGACTCGTCGCGGGCGTCGTCGACCCACGCCGGACGGTCGAGGTTGGAATCACCGGGGACGAACTCGTAGGAAATCTCGTAGACCCGCGGGTCTGGACCCGTGAGACGTGCGAGTAGGTATTCGGCGTAAGACCCGGCGGGGTCGGTCACCGCCCACGAGACCGACGCCGATTCGACCGCGGCGGTGCCGGCATCGGTGCGGACGGTCCCCGAGGCGTCCGTAATGCGATACGGCTGAGTCCCCTCGTACCAGCCGTTTTGCGGCTCGTAGACGGCCGTTTCGGTCGAATTGCCGTCGACTCGTTCGTAGCGGGTAACGTGGAGGCTCCGGACGATAACCGACGCCGACCCGGGAATCTCGTCGGCCACGTCGGTCCCGTTCGACGCGACGACGAGGGAAACCCGCTCCGTCGTGGATTCCTCGCTGAGAAGTCGGCGGTCTTCGGTCTCCAGAATCTGGTTTTTCAGCCGTTCGGCGTCCGCTGCGTCGTCGATTTCGAGTCGCTCGTAGACGGTGGCGTTCGGCGACGCCTGATACTGTTCGGAACGAACTCCCGCCTCCTGGAGCGAGTGATAGCGCGCGCCATCGGCTGTCACCACGCCGTCGAACGCCAGTCGTTTCTCGCCGTCAACGACGATGCGGCCGCTCGCGCGGTAGGCATCGGCATCAGCGTCGCCGACCGTAAACCGCTCCTCGGCCGGCGCCGCGGCGTGCGGTTCTGCCGTGGTACCGGGATAGACGGCCGCGAGGACGAACGCGAGACAACACAGGGCCAGCACGCCGATGATGGCGCCGGCCGTCCGGGGTTCCATACCCAGGCGCACTTCCCGCATGGTCAAAAAGGTCGTTCCCCGAAGTTCGACGCCAATCGCTTATAAACGGGAGAAGATAGATAGCGTCGGCGGCACACACGGTTCGTGATGCCCTCCATACGCTCCATTGCGGTCAGCCTGCTCGCCGGGCTGTTGCACGCGGCGGCACTCCTCGTCGTCGCGCTCGAACTCGGATACGCCGTCGGTCCCGCCGAATACTCACTTCTCGGTGCCGCGTGGCGATACGGCGGCCTCGTCGTCCTCGCCGCCGTTCCCGTCTGGCTCGCGGTTCGACATCGCCTCGTCACTCCCCTCGTGGCGCTGGTTCTGACGACTGGCTACGTGCTCGGTATGGAACTGACGCCGCCCGGCCCGACCTTCCGTGACGTCGCGGAACTGGAAGGCCTCGCCGAACCGACCGGCTACATCGTCGTCGAAAACGGCCTCTACATCGTTCGGTACATGGTGAACGCGTCGGTCTGGACGGTCGGCTTCCTGTTTGCCGGGCTGGTCGAACACGCCATCCGGTCGAGATGGGACCGGCTTCCGACAGTACCCGACGTCCCGTCGTGGCTGTCGGTGCCCGCGTCCAGCCGGGATGCCGCTGCTATCGCCACCGGGGGCGGGCTACTCCACGCGGCCGCCATGACGTGGTTCGCGGTTCGCCTCGGCGTCTCGGTTTCGGGCGGGTTCGCGTGGGCCATCTACGCCTTCGGCGCCATGGGGATGTTCGTCCTTGCCGCCGTCCCGCTGTACCTGCTGGTTCGTCGGGAGTTGCTCGCGCCGATGACGCTTCTGACCGCGTTCGTGTTCCTCGACGCCCGCGCGGAGTTCACCGCGAGCGTTGAGGACCCACACGCGCTGTACTTCGGTGCCTGGTTCTTCTATCTCGGCATCCTGCTCATCGCGGCGGGTATCGAATACGGGATCTACCGCGTCGATGCCGCGCGACGGGTGCGTTCGCTACTGAAACCTAACTAGAATGGGAAACCAGTAAGGAGATTCGCCAAGTTTAGCAGCTATCGTCTACTGTATCGTTCAAACCGAGTTTGAAGATGTTATTCCGGTAGACGGGTTCGATATCCGCATAGTACGTGTGTAGGTAGCTATCGATCGTTTCTCGGCCACGGTCTTCCATCACCTGTGGCGTATCTCCCCGCATATACTTCACGAGTTCTCTGTTCAGATCCTGTTCGATCCGCCAGTACGTGGAGAACCGATGACGACCGAAGTGGCTCGTCACAGCACGATGTTCGTCAGTTTCAGCGTATTCCGGCCGGAAGACGTCAGTCCAGAGTTCGTTCGTATATTCCTGTGTAAGCTGGCTGTGAGTCGTCTGAGAGAGGAACACCCACGAACTACCGATATCTGGTCGCACCAGTAGATACCGGGATAGCAATTGGTCGAGTTCCTCGTCGATCGGCAGAACTCGTGGCTTCCGAGATTTGTTCCCCTCTCTTTCTTCCCGTGTTGCGATATACACCGCATTCGGCCGGTCGGAGACTGCGCTATGAGTGCCTAGCTCCGGATAGGCTTGTTTCAGTTCCGCGCTTTCGAGGTTGAAATCGCCAATCTGCAGATTACACAACTCGGAGGCTCGAAGGCCGAGCTTCAATTGGGTCGCGATTATAGCGCGGTCACGTAGGTGTGTGACCGAGGCAAGCATCGTCCGCAGTTTCGGAATGGGGATACGTGGTGGATCTTTCACTTCGGGGCGCTGAAGATCCATCTTCGACAGAACGACCACGAACGGGTTGAAATCCCGCGGATGCGGAAACACGCTGTCACTCTGCCAATACTGATAGATATTGGTCAGGCGACGGAGTTTGGTTCTGACCGTATCCGGCTGATTCTCTCGTTCTTCGAGGCAGTATTCGGCGAATGACCGGACATGTTTCTCGTTGGGACACGCAGGATGCCGCCCGTGTTCAGCCATATGATCACGCCACTGGCCGATAAGCCGTCGATACCCCGCCCGTGTACTCTCCCTGTAGTTCTGTCTCTGAAGGATTTCTACCTGAAAAAGTTCGAACGGGTCAACGTCACTTTCGGTGAACTTCTCGGCGTGTTTCGCAAGAGGATCCAGATTACGGTCAAAGGTCTCCGCTAGCTCTGCCCGCCGGTCTTCCACGGATGGCGCTTCGTCCGCATCACTCATCGATACCACCTCCAAGAGTGTCGTCGTTCCTACCCATTTTCACCCACCACATGGATTTTGCAATCTCGTGATTGGCTGCCGCCATGAGACACGGATTATAGACGTGTGGGTGGTCCGTATGCCACAACAGCCACCTGTAGAACTCCTCAAGCCGAACCCAATACTCCTTATACACGGTCATTAGCGTCCGGTCCGGGACGAGTTTCGCACACCAGAGTTCGATATCGTACGGATTCGCCAGCGCATGGTGACGTCCACGATCGGAGATATGTGTCTTCCAAGAGCGCTCCGTTTTCTGGAAGGTCTGTTTGTAGTGTTCGGAATCGGATGGTTCTATTTTCGCTTGCTGGAAATCGCTCCAGACATCATATCCCTCGTATTCCGAACGGTAACGCTGGAGACGATGCTTCGAAGGCACCGCATCAAGCTGTTTGTATGCACCTAATCGTCGCTCCGGTTTCGGGGATTTTCGTCTTGGCATCGGTATCTAACCCGGCTCTGTCAGCCGCCACCCGTGGCGGCTGACGAAAAACACCACCAGCGACGTTTCTCTCGGAGATTCCCGCTTACGAACGAAGAGTTCAGTTAGTCGAAGAGGTGGCACTGAACAACCCCTTCAGTCATCGTCCGCGTGGACCGGGGAGCCCTCTTCTTTATTCACTTGGGGGAGTTGAGAGGTTTCGTTCTCGATAACAGCCGTTTCCTGTGGTAACGCCCGAACCTCGATGCCCCGCCATTCCCCATCGATACCGAGTAATGCCTGCGAGTAGCCCTTCTCTTTGTCCCCCGTCACCGCATTCTGAACGAACCGCATCTGGGCGTGGTTCAGGTCGAATTTCTCCGCGATATTCGGATCCCTCTTGAAGGAACCAGAAAGCCCTCAGTCAGTGGGTTGTGCCTCCGTAGATGGTGTCCTGCCTGGAAGATCGGGGAGGGACAGATCCACGCGGCGAAGCAACTGGGCGTTGATGGCGACGATGACCGTACTTAGCGACATCAGGAGCGCGCCCACAGCGGGCGACAGTAGAATCCCGATCGGCGCCAACACGCCTGCAGCCAGCGGAATCGCGAAGACGTTATAGCCGGCTGCCCAGACGATGTTCTCCTGCATCTTCCGGTAGCTCGCCTTGCTCAATTTCACGAGGCGAACGACGTCCATCGGATTATTCTGCACGAGGATGACATCTGCTGACTGGACGGCGACGTCGGTGCCGCTTCCGATGGCGATCCCCACGTCTGCTCGCGTCAGCGCCGGCGCGTCGTTAACGCCGTCGCCAACCATCCCCACGAGCTTCCCCTCGTCCTGGAGTTCCTGCACTTTCTTGTCCTTGTCCCCAGGAAGAACCTCCGCGAACACCGTGTCGATACCCAGTTCGTCGGCGACAGCGTCAGCGACGTCTTGGGAGTCACCAGTCAGCATCGCCACCTCGATATCGAGGTCGTGCAGTGCGTCGACGACGGCGTAGCTTTCCTCACGAATCACGTCAGCCATCGCGAACGCGGCGATCAACTCCCCTCCGCGGACGAGATACACCACGGTCTGGGCGTTCTGGCCGGCTTCGTCAGCGAAGCGCTGGAGGTGGTCGGGGACCTCGCTGTCGAGCTGGGTCAGTAAATTCGGCCCGCCGACGTACACCTCGTCTCCGTTGACGTTCGCACAGACGCCTCGGCCTTTGATTGCCTCGAAGCCGGACGCGTCAGGTGAGGTAAGGTTTCGCTCGTTGGCGGCCTCGCGGATAGCTCGCGCGATCATGTGTTCGGAGTCGCTCTCGACGGCCGCCGCCAGCGCGAGTGCATCGTCCTCGTCGACGCCGTTGACAGTCGCCATATCGACGACGCCGTGCTCGCCTTCGGTGAGCGTCCCTGTCTTGTCAAAGATGATGGCGTCCAGATTCCGTGCGTCCTCCATCGCGATGCGGTCGCGGACGAGCATCCCATTACGAGCAGCGAGTGATGTGTTAATCGCGACGACTAGCGGGATGGCGAGTCCGAGGGCGTGCGGGCAGGCGATGACGAGTACCGTTACGACGCGCTCGATAACCGTTGCGTTGAACGAGACCGCAATCGTCCACGCGATTGCTGTCACGACTGCCGCCGCGAGGGCAACGTAGAACAGCCAGCCGGCAGCCCGGTCGGCCAGCACCTGCGTCTTGGACTTGCTCTGCTGGGCTTCCTCGACGAGTCGCATGATGCCCGCAAGCGTCGTCTCCTCGCCCGTCGCACCGACGCGGACGCGGAGACTGCCGTCGCCGTTGATCGTCCCGCCGATGACCTCGTCGCCGGGTTCTTTCGAGACCGGTTTCGACTCGCCGGTAATCATCGCCTCTTCGACGTCCGAATCTCCCTCCTCAACGATGCCATCAGCAGGCACACTCGCGCCCGGGCGGATGAGCACGAGGTCGCCCTCGGAGAGTTCACTAACGGGGACATCTTCGGTGTCACCGTCATCGGTGATCCGCTCAGCGGTATCGGGCATCAGCTTCGCCAACTCGTCGACTGCGCTTGAGGCGCGTCGAACGGATCGCATTTCGATCCAGTGGCCCAGCAGCATAATGTCGATCAGGGTAACGAGTTCCCAGAAGAACGCTGACTGCGTCGGGAAGACCACGCTCGCGAGGCTGTAGACGAACGCGACGGTGATCGCCATCGAAATCAGCGTCATCATCCCCGGCGACCGGTCTTTCAGCTCCGGGACCGCCATCTGGAGGAACGGAATCCCACCGTACGCGAAGACGATTATCGCGAAGACGGGGTTGATCCACTCGCTACCCGGGAATGCGGGGACGGAGAACCCGAGCCACTCCTGGAGCATTTCGCTGTACAGGAGGACCGGGATCGACAGGAGCGTCGAAACGAAAAAGCGCCGCCGGAACATCTGTTCATGGCCCTCGTGCATCCCGCCATGCCCCTCACCGTGCCCCTCGTGTGACCCGTGACCGTGCCCTTCGCCTTCGTCTCCGGCGTGCTCGTGCTGTTCGTGGAGCGCAGCCTCCCCTTCTGCAGTAGGATGAGCCTCTTCCTCCAGTAACTCCTGTTCTACCCGTTGCTCGTCGGACTCGACGACCGCTTCGTCGGACTCGCCGTGTCCGTGCTGGTGACTGCTGTCATCCTGCTGGTCTTCCTCTCTCGGGGGATTCTCATTTGTGTCTTTGTGGTCGTCCATAGATCATGTTCTCTTTAGAAGTGGATTCGCTTGCTTCCTGAATGTTCGGACCCTGAGACCGTGCAACGGAGTCAGTGTGGACAAGCCCCGAAGAGAACGGTTGAATCGTTCACTTAAGAGCGTTCTATGTTATCCTCTGATCGGGATATACTCAGGTCTCAACGGTGTATCCGGCGTCTTCGACGGCTTCCACGAGGGTTGCGGTATCTGCGTCACCATCAACCTCCACCTGATCGTCCTCTTGATCTGCGGTCGCGTCGGTCACACCGGGTACATTTTGAAGTGCTTCTTCTACTGTCTGTTCACAGTGGCCACAGGTCATCCCTTCAACGCTGATAGTCGTCGTCATACGAGTGTACGTATGGTCCCTCCCTTTAGCGGATTTCTCCTTTGGTCGATTGGTTCGAGAGCCAGGTTGACTTTAGAATCAAAACGGATATCGCCGTATACATTTATTTACCCGATAGTATCGTACTACCATGCGCGACCTGGATGAAACTGACCTCGAGATCATTCAGCTACTGATGTTGGACGCTCGTCGACCGTACAGTGAGATAGCGGATGTTGTAGACCTCTCTGCGCCGGCTGTGTCGGATCGAGTCGAACGACTACAGGAGATGGGGATTATTAATCGTTTCACGCTTGACGTCGATCGCTCACAGCTCCGAGGCGGAATTCCGGTACTGATTACGCTCGATGTCGAATCAGACAGCCATAGCGCTGCATCGATCAAAGACGATCTCATCAACGAAGGCGCCATCGAACACGTATTCACCACGGCCGAAGCTGACCTAGTCCTGTACGCCAGAGTTCCAGATACTGACATCGCAGGCTGGCTTGCTGATACCATCGACACCGGAGCAGTCGACGACTTTGAGGTAACGCTTCTCGCAGGCGCTAACTGGGCACCAGAATTGGGGGAAATGGAGTTCGCGCTCTCCTGCGCTCAATGTGGAAATACAGTTGACAGTGAAGGAACAGCCACCCGCATCGATGGAGAGCTGTACCAGTTCTGTTGTCCATCGTGTGAGGCTCGGTTTGAAGAGAAATACGAGCAACTCCGAGAAGAGGCTGACTGACTCGGGCGCGCCCGCACCCGCTTCGTAATCGGGAGTTTTGCTACTGATTAACTGAACCCCTGAGTGGGAGCGACAGAATACGGAACCCGTGTATATGGTTGTAGCCGCAGACCTACGTCTGCAACGACGCGTTCCCAGTGTCGGCTCACGCCGACGAAAACGATCTCACTCCGATCACTCAACGTCCGTCGCCTGATAGAAGACCAGCACGCCGACGACGAGGAGGGTGACGGCATATACGACGGCACCGCCGAAGTCCCACGCGTCGATGCTCGACGTGAATGCCGCGTCGAAGAGCGCGTTCGTCGCGTAGTGGCTCGGCAGTAGTGTCGTCCACTCGGGCGCGTCGGTCGCGAGCGGAGTCTGGAACAGGAGAAC of the Natronomonas halophila genome contains:
- a CDS encoding PQQ-binding-like beta-propeller repeat protein is translated as MAPTEPTRRAVLASGVAGLTSLGGCLGRSSADPVPPGSDYPMDRYSPGRAARVENALTPPESLAASWSLSVPATSTPPPSIHDGRAYVNDWEGTLFALDATEGTTEWSASLGDDRAGGTRPTVDDSGIYTATRYGLFAHDHDGTQRWHAEDVSSARGSPIISDGTVYITYVSTVKAFDAASGDLRWSRKPGEAYGSGNVTLNRTLAVADDTVYAVRERGGYDVPDVFALDAADGDELWHAGTNLVYHRPAVTPGGDLVTVGQRQVEPDDPDEHIDAWDVVVRWSDDGTPAWRTELDGYRTYTQPAVDGERVYAPTTEGIEAVSLSDGDPLWQVGDGLTGAPVVAGDHVWVRVGDTSDGELRVYTRNGEAVATYGDVRARPAVTANAVYLVRPASAIETLLGDTSEIVALVPTSGA
- a CDS encoding copper-translocating P-type ATPase, which produces MDDHKDTNENPPREEDQQDDSSHQHGHGESDEAVVESDEQRVEQELLEEEAHPTAEGEAALHEQHEHAGDEGEGHGHGSHEGHGEGHGGMHEGHEQMFRRRFFVSTLLSIPVLLYSEMLQEWLGFSVPAFPGSEWINPVFAIIVFAYGGIPFLQMAVPELKDRSPGMMTLISMAITVAFVYSLASVVFPTQSAFFWELVTLIDIMLLGHWIEMRSVRRASSAVDELAKLMPDTAERITDDGDTEDVPVSELSEGDLVLIRPGASVPADGIVEEGDSDVEEAMITGESKPVSKEPGDEVIGGTINGDGSLRVRVGATGEETTLAGIMRLVEEAQQSKSKTQVLADRAAGWLFYVALAAAVVTAIAWTIAVSFNATVIERVVTVLVIACPHALGLAIPLVVAINTSLAARNGMLVRDRIAMEDARNLDAIIFDKTGTLTEGEHGVVDMATVNGVDEDDALALAAAVESDSEHMIARAIREAANERNLTSPDASGFEAIKGRGVCANVNGDEVYVGGPNLLTQLDSEVPDHLQRFADEAGQNAQTVVYLVRGGELIAAFAMADVIREESYAVVDALHDLDIEVAMLTGDSQDVADAVADELGIDTVFAEVLPGDKDKKVQELQDEGKLVGMVGDGVNDAPALTRADVGIAIGSGTDVAVQSADVILVQNNPMDVVRLVKLSKASYRKMQENIVWAAGYNVFAIPLAAGVLAPIGILLSPAVGALLMSLSTVIVAINAQLLRRVDLSLPDLPGRTPSTEAQPTD
- a CDS encoding tyrosine-type recombinase/integrase, which translates into the protein MSDADEAPSVEDRRAELAETFDRNLDPLAKHAEKFTESDVDPFELFQVEILQRQNYRESTRAGYRRLIGQWRDHMAEHGRHPACPNEKHVRSFAEYCLEERENQPDTVRTKLRRLTNIYQYWQSDSVFPHPRDFNPFVVVLSKMDLQRPEVKDPPRIPIPKLRTMLASVTHLRDRAIIATQLKLGLRASELCNLQIGDFNLESAELKQAYPELGTHSAVSDRPNAVYIATREEREGNKSRKPRVLPIDEELDQLLSRYLLVRPDIGSSWVFLSQTTHSQLTQEYTNELWTDVFRPEYAETDEHRAVTSHFGRHRFSTYWRIEQDLNRELVKYMRGDTPQVMEDRGRETIDSYLHTYYADIEPVYRNNIFKLGLNDTVDDSC
- the ileS gene encoding isoleucine--tRNA ligase, with the translated sequence MSRFAEVDDQYDPDEVEDEVFDYWDAVDAYEKTKQHRADGEDFFFVDGPPYTSGAAHMGTTWNKTLKDAYIRYHRMQGYNVTDRPGYDMHGLPIETRVEEELGFENKKDIEAFGEEKFIEECKSFAEEQLDGLQEDFQSFGVWMDWDDPYKTVDPEYMEAAWWGFQQAHDRDLVEQGQRSISQCPRCETAIANNEVEYDHVEDPSIYVKFPLRDRDGYLVIWTTTPWTVPANTFVAVDEEMTYVAVEADRGGETETLYLEESCVEDVLEEGGYGDYEIVEEVSGEEMVGWEYDHPLADEVPDSPNEADALQVYTADYVEADRTGLVHSAPGHGEVDFERGRELGLDIFCPVGPDGVYEDEAGKYAGQFVKDADDEIMDDLEAKGLLLSRGTVHHDYGHCWRCDTGIIQMVTDQWFITVSDIKDELLENIEDSEWHPQEARDNRFRDFVEGSPDWNVSRQRYWGIPIPIWVPEDWSGDVEDALVVGTREELAERVDQDVDPESVDLHKDTVDELTITEDGTTYTRVPDVFDVWLDSSVASWGTLGYPSDEEQFEDLWPADLIMEAHDQTRGWFWSQLGMGSAALGEIPYKEVLMHGWALMPDGRTMSKSKGILVEPQEVIDQHGVDPMRLFLLGQTPQGDDMRFSWDELENRQRDLNILWNVFRFPLPYMRLDDFDPEAVSLDDAELETVDEWVLSRLQSVTGEMTTQWEERRQDKGLDELLSFIVEDVSRFYIQVVRERMWEEEDSKSKQAAYATLYHVLRETTKLLAPYAPFVAEEIYGTLTGDAGHETVHMCDWPEVDARFHDPQLESDIEVVDAVEEAGSNARQQAERKLRWPVTRVVVAADDDEAAQAVDRHRDLLRDRLNAREIELVEPGADWEELSYSARADMSVLGPKFGDEAGDVMNAINAVTVTEQRVDTLQEAVVEELGREVELTEEMVTFNTDTPETVEGTAFTVDGDDRGVVYVDTSLTEDIESEGYAREVIRRVQEMRKDLDLDIEAEIRVDLDIDDDRVAGLVDEHRDLIASEVRAAEFGDVADGHERDWDVEGTDMRITIEPVAGQ
- a CDS encoding HIT family protein, with protein sequence MSERTIFEKIVDGDIPARVVHETDTTLAFLDANPLAPGHTLVIPKERYKRLRDTPPELSADVFETVRELAPVIEDAVEADATNIGVNDGPDAGQEVPHLHVHIVPRFKDDGGGPIHAVAGAPPDLDDDELDVIAEEISTAAKDA
- a CDS encoding uracil-DNA glycosylase, whose protein sequence is MATFPDPEDRNPLTADCRRCPALVEDRTCISWGVGSLGATLVVVGEAPGAGNPEADRWQGGNHTGMAYTARHSGRRVRDLFEGLGYAPEELYFTNAVKCFPSDGEGSNREPTPEERANCRPYLLEELREIDPACVVPTGRHATESLLAATDRRLDGFLDSVLTPIETDELPPLLPILHPSYQDVWVSRLSYEPDEYRQAIGKALADLDAGPPA